Proteins encoded together in one Bacillota bacterium window:
- a CDS encoding sigma 54-interacting transcriptional regulator, which produces MSVILVEESRCRKCYACIRSCPVKAIKVEDGVTRAVDGLCVACGECIEACAQRARRSQPDGGTAGLLDALLAEGRAIALLDPSFPAAFPGVSAGQVVAGVAALGFSEVRDTSPAIRRVVEAYRAALQTLSACPSSGPGPSYYGPGRNELAPARPVAVKRPAISSACPAVVRLVERHYPDLVDNLVPVASPPIVAARVIREALQAVDDDALLGSRISGRGKGRRASEPPAALPAPGGPAAARRAGKPSGKPGAAARSDAGVRIVYVGPCVARKAEVSELGAASGIDAVLTFDELAAAFEARDIVLRDLGPRALDGPIAPYERHVAFAGGLSWLMGMSKGLSDEELVIAAGGSRCVEVMGDLARGVLSPLFVDASMCRGCLDAPALRRRSSVSVRKHACQAFALEEAASPGEPGDAPVGGGACGGGEVKADVLGRTFKACGVKLPIPSESEIAEILAFSGKISPQDHLDCGMCGYPTCRAYAVAVYQNMARSDMCVQHVVDRLRDKVENMKAELVSVRTSSFDDIYGASHQIRVAKDLAERAARSGSTVLLLGESGVGKEVFARAIHSASSRRGGPFVSVNCAAIPDNLMEAELFGYVEGAFTGAVKGGKPGKFELAAGGTIFLDEIGDMSVQLQAKLLRVLQTHKIERVGGTREIEVDVRVMAATNKDLEAMVRDGAFRLGLYYRLNVVTIRIPPLRERIEDIPLIISMSLAKLSARCPTKVTSVSPEALRILLDYSWPGNVRELENVLERALNLADGEVIGVEHLPSHVVDSAKGPGRAVAVYGHGAGEALNDVVARAERETLIEVLKATGNNRSRAARQLGISRSALYEKLRKYGIV; this is translated from the coding sequence GTGAGTGTCATCCTCGTTGAGGAGAGCAGGTGTAGAAAGTGTTACGCCTGCATAAGGTCGTGCCCTGTCAAGGCGATCAAGGTTGAGGATGGCGTCACGAGAGCTGTGGACGGGCTGTGCGTGGCGTGCGGGGAGTGCATCGAGGCGTGCGCGCAGAGGGCGCGACGCTCGCAGCCGGACGGTGGTACTGCGGGGCTGCTCGACGCGCTTCTGGCTGAAGGGCGCGCCATCGCTCTCCTTGACCCGTCGTTCCCGGCGGCGTTCCCAGGCGTATCTGCGGGCCAGGTGGTGGCGGGCGTTGCGGCTCTAGGGTTCTCGGAGGTGCGCGACACGTCACCCGCCATAAGGCGTGTCGTCGAGGCGTACCGGGCTGCGCTCCAGACCCTGTCCGCATGCCCGTCTTCAGGTCCGGGGCCATCCTACTACGGCCCGGGCCGGAACGAACTCGCCCCGGCGCGTCCGGTCGCTGTCAAGCGTCCTGCGATAAGCTCAGCGTGTCCGGCGGTGGTGCGCCTTGTGGAGAGGCATTACCCGGACCTCGTGGACAATCTCGTCCCTGTCGCCTCGCCTCCCATAGTTGCAGCGCGCGTGATCCGCGAGGCTCTTCAGGCGGTTGACGATGATGCGCTGCTGGGCTCGCGAATCTCCGGCCGTGGCAAGGGCCGCAGGGCGTCGGAGCCGCCCGCGGCACTGCCTGCGCCCGGCGGGCCCGCAGCAGCCAGGCGGGCGGGCAAGCCTTCCGGCAAGCCCGGGGCCGCGGCGCGCTCGGACGCAGGCGTCAGGATCGTGTATGTTGGACCGTGTGTCGCGCGAAAGGCCGAGGTCTCCGAGCTCGGGGCCGCATCGGGCATAGATGCAGTCCTCACGTTTGACGAGCTTGCCGCGGCGTTCGAGGCGAGGGACATCGTGCTCCGGGATCTTGGCCCGCGAGCGCTCGACGGTCCCATTGCGCCGTATGAGCGCCACGTGGCTTTCGCGGGCGGGCTGTCGTGGCTCATGGGGATGTCGAAGGGGCTTTCCGACGAAGAGCTCGTGATAGCGGCGGGCGGGTCGAGGTGCGTCGAGGTGATGGGCGACCTCGCGCGGGGCGTCCTCAGCCCGCTCTTCGTCGATGCGTCCATGTGCCGTGGTTGCCTGGACGCGCCCGCGCTTCGCAGGCGCTCCTCGGTCTCCGTGCGCAAGCATGCATGCCAAGCGTTCGCTCTGGAAGAGGCGGCGTCCCCCGGAGAGCCTGGCGACGCGCCGGTCGGAGGTGGCGCGTGTGGCGGAGGCGAGGTCAAGGCCGATGTGCTCGGGCGCACGTTCAAGGCGTGCGGGGTTAAGCTGCCCATTCCCAGCGAGTCAGAGATAGCCGAGATCCTGGCGTTCTCAGGGAAGATCTCGCCCCAGGACCACCTGGACTGCGGAATGTGCGGTTACCCCACGTGCAGGGCATACGCCGTCGCCGTGTACCAGAACATGGCCCGGTCCGACATGTGCGTGCAGCATGTGGTGGATAGGCTCAGGGACAAGGTGGAGAATATGAAGGCCGAGCTCGTATCGGTGAGGACATCGTCTTTCGACGATATCTACGGTGCAAGCCACCAGATCCGGGTGGCGAAGGACCTCGCCGAGAGGGCTGCGCGGAGCGGGTCCACCGTGCTCCTGCTGGGGGAGAGCGGGGTGGGGAAGGAGGTTTTCGCGCGGGCCATCCACTCGGCGAGCTCGCGGCGGGGAGGGCCGTTCGTGAGCGTGAACTGCGCCGCCATTCCGGATAACCTCATGGAGGCTGAGCTGTTCGGCTATGTGGAGGGAGCGTTCACTGGGGCGGTGAAGGGGGGCAAGCCGGGCAAGTTTGAGCTGGCAGCCGGGGGCACCATCTTCCTGGACGAGATCGGCGACATGTCCGTGCAGCTCCAGGCGAAGCTGCTTCGGGTGTTGCAGACCCACAAGATCGAGCGCGTGGGCGGGACGCGGGAGATCGAGGTGGACGTGCGCGTGATGGCCGCCACTAACAAGGACCTCGAGGCGATGGTGAGGGACGGTGCGTTCAGGTTGGGCCTTTATTACCGCCTCAACGTGGTGACCATCCGCATACCCCCGTTGCGCGAGCGCATCGAGGACATCCCGCTGATAATCAGCATGTCCCTTGCCAAGCTCTCAGCCCGTTGCCCGACGAAGGTGACATCGGTGTCGCCGGAGGCGCTGCGGATCCTGCTCGACTACAGCTGGCCGGGGAATGTGAGGGAGCTCGAGAACGTGCTGGAGAGAGCGCTCAACCTGGCGGACGGCGAGGTCATCGGGGTGGAGCACCTGCCAAGCCATGTCGTGGATTCCGCCAAAGGGCCGGGCCGCGCGGTAGCCGTCTACGGGCACGGGGCAGGCGAGGCCTTGAACGACGTGGTCGCGAGGGCGGAGCGAGAGACGCTCATCGAGGTCCTGAAGGCCACCGGTAACAACAGGAGCCGCGCCGCGAGACAGCTAGGGATCTCACGATCCGCGCTTTACGAGAAGCTGCGAAAATACGGGATCGTGTAA